One window from the genome of Acanthochromis polyacanthus isolate Apoly-LR-REF ecotype Palm Island chromosome 21, KAUST_Apoly_ChrSc, whole genome shotgun sequence encodes:
- the LOC110954128 gene encoding germ cell-specific gene 1-like protein — protein MRLERGRRASLALTLNFVAFAFALSAVTTSYWCEGTRKVAKPFCTGPPMKVKQWFCIRFNSTNLNDSRLVQYIFETGEEKFLMRKFHTGIFFSCEQAADMNGFDCRDFSEIAPEHERGVLWLCIVAESLYLTLLFTGGALMTLEQCPCFSVMNKLKLSAFAALCTALSGLCGMVAHMMFTTIFQLAVAMGPEDWRPKTWDYSWSYVLAWGSFGTCMASAVTALNRYTKTIIEFKYKRRNIEKSLMIKQKMMEMDLPEQMWDMYLTAVPADAEAPLELPVNGHKPSTGTEYVVEMDNAPEQQGEAYC, from the exons ATGAGGCTAGAGCGCGGGCGGCGGGCTTCTCTGGCGCTCACCCTCAACTTTGTGGCGTTTGCTTTTGCCTTATCAGCGGTGACCACCAGCTACTGGTGCGAGGGGACCAGGAAGGTGGCCAAGCCCTTCTGCACAGGCCCGCCGATGAAGGTGAAGCAGTGGTTCTGCATCCGCTTCAACAGCACCAACCTCAACGACAGCCGCCTGGTGCAGTACATCTTCGAGACGGGAGAGGAGAAGTTCCTGATGAGGAAGTTCCACACGGGAATATTTTTCTCCTGCGAGCAGGCCGCCGACATGAACG gGTTTGACTGTCGAGATTTCTCAGAGATTGCACCTGAACATGAAAGAG GGGTGCTGTGGTTGTGCATCGTGGCTGAGAGCCTGTACCTCACCCTGCTCTTCACGGGCGGGGCTCTGATGACCCTGGAGCAGTGCCCCTGCTTCAGCGTCATGAACAAGCTGAAGCTCAGTGCCTTCGCTGCCTTGTGCACTGCCCTGTCAG GCCTTTGTGGGATGGTGGCCCACATGATGTTTACCACCATATTCCAGCTGGCTGTCGCCATGGGACCAGAGGACTGGAGGCCTAAAACCTGGGACTACAGCTGGTCTTATGT CTTGGCGTGGGGCTCTTTTGGCACCTGCATGGCCTCTGCAGTGACGGCGCTCAACAGGTACACAAAGACCATCATAGAGTTTAAATACAAGCGGCGGAACATCGAGAAGAGTCTGATGATCAAGCAGAAGATGATGGAGATGGATCTTCCTGAGCAGATGTGGGACATGTACCTGACTGCTGTGCCGGCTGATGCCGAGGCACCGCTAGAACTGCCGGTCAACGGCCACAAACCATCCACAGGAACAGAGTATGTGGTTGAAATGGACAATGCACCAGAACAACAAGGAGAGGCGTATTGTTGA
- the LOC110954127 gene encoding protein NATD1-like: MAFNLTSRLLTHHLKSCRVAFSTVGSSGRLSVEHDRHNRRFTVNPGSGAGAHECAVLHYSFIGNKEVDLMSTFVPETFRGQGVAALLSQAALDFVVEENLKARISCWYIKKYIEENPQQQYKDIVIT, encoded by the exons ATGGCTTTTAACTTAACTTCCAGACTGTTAACTCACCATCTGAAGTCCTGTCGGGTCGCCTTCAGCACCGTAGGCAGCAGCGGCAGATTATCGGTGGAACACGACCGACACAACCGGCGCTTCACCGTGAATCCAGGCAGCGGCGCCG GGGCCCATGAGTGTGCTGTGCTGCACTACAGCTTCATCGGTAATAAAGAGGTCGACCTGATGTCCACCTTCGTACCCGAGACGTTCAGGGGTCAAGGTGTGGCGGCGCTGCTGTCTCAG GCTGCTTTGGACTTTGTGGTAGAAGAAAACTTGAAGGCGCGCATCTCCTGTTGGTACATAAAGAAATACATAGAAGAAAACCCACAGCAGCAGTATAAAGACATTGTCATCACTTGA
- the LOC110954117 gene encoding LOW QUALITY PROTEIN: dehydrogenase/reductase SDR family member 7C-B-like (The sequence of the model RefSeq protein was modified relative to this genomic sequence to represent the inferred CDS: inserted 1 base in 1 codon), with amino-acid sequence MVVDGEMESNVTEPESFWDYLQEMDPVWTTTILLVPFVVVLTAGFFYLYGVIVGLLSKXSVRNKVVVITDALSGLGKECAGLFHKGGARLILCGKSWEKLEELVDDLANASDPTVTFPPKLVLLDFGDMGSMPEAITEILECYGCLDILIFNSSMKVKAPAQSVSLEVDKLLMDNNYFGPVTLAKGVLPSMISRRSGHLLLVNSIQGKIAVPFRTAYAASKHAVQAFFDCLRAEVEEYGISVSTINHTFISRSASEASEASRSIWSLLYTKKPLGVSPDEVATEIVKTLNNKRKEVVIAPSLPKVAIYARSFFPNVFFAVMAAGVNNTAAAEKM; translated from the exons atggttGTAGATGGTGAGATGGAGTCCAATGTAACAGAGCCGGAGAGTTTCTGG gaTTACCTCCAAGAGATGGACCCTGTATGGACCACCACCATCCTCCTGGTGCCCTTTGTGGTCGTGCTGACGGCTGGATTTTTCTACCTCTACGGTGTGATTGTCGGGCTGCTGTCCA CATCTGTACGCAACAAGGTGGTGGTGATAACTGATGCTTTATCTGGGCTTGGAAAAG AATGTGCAGGCCTGTTTCACAAAGGAGGAGCGAGGCTGATCCTCTGTGGGAAAAGCTGGGAGAAACTGGAGGAACTTGTGGATGATTTGGCGAATGCATCTGATCCCACAGTT ACGTTTCCTCCAAAGCTGGTGCTGCTGGATTTTGGCGACATGGGCAGCATGCCTGAGGCCATCACAGAGATCCTCGAGTGTTACGGCTGCCTGGATATTCTCATCTTCAACAGCAGCATGAAGGTCAAAGCTCCTGCACAGAGTGTGTCTCTGGAGGTGGACAAGCTGCTCATGGACAACAACTACTTTGGGCCCGTCACACTGGCTAAAG GTGTGCTGCCCTCCATGATCTCCAGGAGAAGTGGTCACCTGCTGCTGGTCAACAGCATCCAGGGGAAAATAGCTGTTCCTTTTAGAACTGCAT ATGCAGCCTCTAAACATGCAGTTCAGGCCTTCTTCGACTGTCTGAGAGCTGAAGTAGAAGAATACGGCATCTCTGTCAGCACCATCAACCACACCTTCATCAGCCGCTCAGCGTCTGAAGCCTCAGAGGCCTCCAGATCCATCTGGTCAC TGTTGTATACCAAGAAGCCCCTTGGTGTTTCTCCGGATGAAGTCGCCACTGAGATTGTGAAGACTTTGAACAACAAGAGGAAGGAGGTGGTAATTGCTCCGTCGCTCCCCAAGGTGGCCATTTATGCCAGATCCTTCTTCCCCAACGTGTTCTTCGCTGTGATGGCTGCAGGAGTGAACAACACCGCCGCCGCTGAGAAAATGTAG